From Halorubrum salinarum, the proteins below share one genomic window:
- a CDS encoding universal stress protein codes for MFDRICVPTDGSDAAAAAFDHVLAIAADHGATVHVLHVADTTRDSVTRIGGDVVDVLETEGESIVEAAAARAAERGVDAETAVEQGGVPETVVDYADRTDADLVAMSTRGRQGVERLVGSTTERVVRRSPVPVLALRPGDEAVPYPYEDVLVPTDGSPAATAALDRALPVAERAGATVHVLSVVDTGGIGVGDHVEVDVLSEYADDAVAAGVERVEAAGLEAVGAVEVASSPPRGILSYVDDPGVDLVAMGTHGRTGVGRYLLGSVAERTLRSAPVPVLTVPVRDEE; via the coding sequence ATGTTCGACCGGATCTGCGTCCCCACCGACGGCAGCGACGCGGCCGCGGCGGCGTTCGACCATGTCCTGGCGATCGCCGCCGACCACGGCGCGACCGTCCACGTCCTCCACGTCGCGGACACGACCCGCGACAGCGTGACGCGCATCGGCGGCGACGTGGTCGACGTGCTGGAGACGGAGGGCGAGTCGATCGTCGAGGCGGCGGCCGCGCGCGCCGCGGAGCGCGGCGTCGACGCGGAGACGGCCGTCGAGCAGGGGGGCGTCCCCGAGACGGTCGTCGACTACGCGGACCGGACCGACGCCGACCTCGTCGCGATGTCCACGCGCGGGCGGCAGGGGGTCGAACGCCTCGTCGGCAGCACCACGGAGCGTGTCGTCCGGCGGTCGCCGGTGCCGGTGCTGGCCCTCCGGCCGGGCGACGAGGCCGTCCCGTACCCGTACGAGGACGTGCTGGTGCCGACCGACGGGAGCCCGGCCGCGACCGCCGCGCTCGACCGCGCGCTCCCGGTCGCCGAACGGGCGGGGGCGACGGTCCACGTCCTCTCGGTCGTCGACACCGGCGGCATCGGCGTCGGGGACCACGTCGAGGTCGACGTGCTCTCGGAGTACGCCGACGACGCGGTCGCCGCGGGCGTCGAGCGCGTCGAGGCGGCCGGGCTGGAGGCGGTCGGCGCCGTCGAGGTTGCCTCCTCGCCCCCCCGGGGGATCCTGTCGTACGTCGACGACCCCGGCGTCGACCTCGTGGCGATGGGGACGCACGGGCGGACCGGCGTGGGCCGGTACCTGCTGGGCAGCGTCGCCGAGCGTACCCTCCGCAGCGCCCCCGTTCCGGTGCTGACGGTCCCGGTCCGGGACGAGGAGTGA
- a CDS encoding complex I NDUFA9 subunit family protein, whose protein sequence is MKVLVAGGTGFIGSYLCRSLADDGHAVTALSRSPEEAPEGVTGVSGDVTDYDSIASAVEGHDAVVNLVALSPLFEPDGGNRMHDRIHRGGTENLVRAAEDGGVDGFVQLSALGADPNGDTAYIRAKGEAEEIVRDSDLDWTIFRPSVVFGEGGEFVSFTKRLKGMFAPGVPLYPLPGGGKTRFQPIHVEDLVPMIAAAVTDDEHAGETYEIGGPEVLTLRQVTDLVYEAERKGVTIVPLPMPLAKVGLSVLGAVPGFPMGPDQYRSLKFDNTTADNDVGAFGVDQTDLTTLGEHLGIR, encoded by the coding sequence ATGAAAGTGTTGGTAGCCGGGGGGACCGGATTCATCGGGTCGTACCTCTGTCGCTCGCTCGCCGACGACGGCCACGCCGTGACCGCGCTCTCCCGATCGCCCGAGGAGGCGCCGGAGGGCGTGACGGGCGTCAGCGGCGACGTGACCGACTACGACTCCATCGCGTCGGCCGTCGAGGGGCACGACGCGGTCGTGAACCTGGTCGCGCTCTCGCCGCTGTTCGAGCCCGACGGCGGCAACCGAATGCACGACCGGATCCACCGCGGCGGGACCGAGAACCTCGTCCGCGCGGCGGAGGACGGCGGCGTCGACGGGTTCGTCCAGCTCAGCGCGCTCGGGGCGGACCCGAACGGCGACACCGCCTACATCCGGGCGAAGGGCGAGGCGGAGGAAATCGTCCGCGACAGCGACCTCGACTGGACGATCTTCCGCCCCTCGGTCGTCTTCGGCGAGGGCGGCGAGTTCGTCTCCTTCACCAAGCGGCTGAAGGGGATGTTCGCGCCGGGGGTCCCGCTGTACCCGCTCCCCGGCGGCGGGAAGACGCGGTTCCAGCCCATCCACGTCGAGGACCTCGTGCCGATGATCGCCGCCGCGGTGACGGACGACGAGCACGCCGGCGAGACCTACGAGATCGGCGGCCCGGAGGTGCTCACGCTCCGGCAGGTGACGGACCTCGTCTACGAGGCGGAACGGAAGGGCGTCACCATCGTCCCGCTGCCGATGCCGCTCGCGAAGGTCGGCCTCTCGGTGCTCGGGGCGGTGCCCGGCTTCCCGATGGGGCCGGACCAGTACCGGTCGCTGAAGTTCGACAACACGACCGCCGACAACGACGTCGGCGCGTTCGGCGTCGACCAGACGGACCTGACGACGCTCGGCGAACACCTCGGGATCCGATGA
- a CDS encoding tubulin/FtsZ family protein: MKLAMIGFGQAGGKVVDKFLEYDKRTGSEIVRAAAAVNTAKADLMGLEHIAEDQRVLIGQSRVKGHGVGADNELGAEIAEEDIDEVQGAIDSIPVHEVDAFLVVAGLGGGTGSGGAPVLAKHLKRIYTEPVYGLGILPGSDEGGIYTLNAARSFQTFVREVDNLMVFDNDAWRKTGESVQGGYEEINEEIVRRFGILFGAGEIQQGQEVAESVVDSSEIINTLSGGGVSTVGYAEEEVEERSSGGLLSRLRDDGNDEELDSAHTTNRITSLVRKAALGRLTLPCEIEGAERALLVLAGPPEYLNRKGIERGRKWLEEQTGSMEVRGGDYPYRGAGFVATVILLAGVTNVPRIKELQQVAIEAQDNLDEIREESDDNLDELVNDDSDELESLF; the protein is encoded by the coding sequence ATGAAACTCGCAATGATCGGATTCGGACAGGCGGGGGGCAAAGTCGTTGACAAGTTCTTGGAGTACGATAAGCGGACGGGCTCCGAGATCGTTCGAGCCGCCGCGGCCGTCAACACGGCGAAGGCGGACCTCATGGGGCTCGAACACATCGCCGAAGACCAGCGCGTCCTCATCGGCCAGTCGCGCGTGAAGGGCCACGGCGTCGGCGCGGACAACGAACTGGGCGCGGAGATCGCCGAGGAGGACATCGACGAGGTCCAGGGGGCCATCGACTCGATCCCGGTCCACGAGGTCGACGCCTTCCTCGTCGTCGCCGGCCTCGGCGGCGGGACCGGCTCCGGCGGCGCGCCGGTGCTCGCGAAGCACCTCAAGCGGATCTACACCGAGCCCGTTTACGGGCTCGGCATCCTGCCGGGCAGCGACGAGGGGGGCATCTACACCCTCAACGCGGCCCGCTCGTTCCAGACGTTCGTCCGCGAGGTGGACAACCTGATGGTGTTCGACAACGACGCCTGGCGGAAGACGGGCGAGTCCGTCCAGGGCGGCTACGAGGAGATCAACGAGGAGATCGTCCGGCGGTTCGGCATCCTCTTCGGCGCCGGCGAGATCCAGCAGGGCCAGGAGGTCGCCGAGAGCGTCGTCGACTCCTCGGAGATCATCAACACGCTCTCCGGCGGCGGCGTTTCCACGGTCGGCTACGCGGAGGAGGAGGTCGAGGAGCGCTCCTCGGGCGGCCTGCTCTCGCGGCTCCGGGACGACGGCAACGACGAGGAGCTCGACAGCGCCCACACCACCAACCGGATCACCAGCCTCGTCCGGAAGGCGGCGCTCGGTCGGCTCACGCTCCCCTGTGAGATCGAGGGCGCGGAGCGCGCGCTGCTCGTGCTCGCCGGCCCGCCGGAGTACCTCAACCGGAAGGGCATCGAGCGCGGCCGCAAGTGGCTCGAAGAGCAGACCGGCTCAATGGAGGTCCGGGGCGGGGACTACCCGTACCGCGGCGCCGGCTTCGTCGCGACGGTGATCCTGCTCGCGGGCGTCACGAACGTCCCGCGGATCAAGGAGCTTCAGCAGGTCGCCATCGAGGCGCAGGACAACCTCGACGAGATCCGCGAGGAGAGCGACGACAACCTCGACGAGCTCGTCAACGACGACAGCGACGAGCTGGAATCCCTGTTCTAA
- the cofC gene encoding 2-phospho-L-lactate guanylyltransferase, translating into MEVIVPFSTDRPKSRLSDALSPDERSAFARAMLDDVLDAVAAAGGEPRVLATDAVDVDRPVTVDDRPLTAAVNAALDARLGADGDERDADGPPEPVAVVMADLALATPDAVERLFAAGRDADVAVAPGRGGGTNAFVASHPEFRVDYHGASYLDHRDIAAEVGASFAAVDSHRLGTDVDEPDDLAEVLIHGEGRAAAWLREAGFALDASEGRVAVVRE; encoded by the coding sequence ATGGAGGTCATCGTTCCCTTCTCGACCGACCGCCCGAAGTCGCGACTCTCCGACGCCCTCTCCCCCGACGAGCGCTCGGCGTTCGCCCGCGCGATGCTCGACGACGTGCTGGACGCCGTCGCCGCCGCCGGCGGCGAGCCGCGCGTCCTCGCCACCGACGCGGTCGACGTGGACCGCCCGGTCACCGTCGACGACCGCCCGCTGACCGCGGCCGTGAACGCGGCGCTCGACGCGCGGCTGGGGGCCGACGGCGACGAGCGCGACGCCGACGGTCCCCCCGAGCCGGTCGCCGTCGTGATGGCGGACCTCGCGCTCGCGACCCCCGACGCGGTCGAGCGCCTGTTCGCGGCCGGGCGCGACGCGGACGTGGCCGTCGCGCCGGGCCGCGGCGGCGGGACGAACGCCTTCGTCGCCTCCCACCCCGAGTTCCGGGTGGACTACCACGGCGCCTCCTACCTCGACCACCGCGACATCGCGGCCGAGGTCGGGGCGTCGTTCGCCGCGGTCGACTCCCACCGCCTCGGGACCGACGTCGACGAGCCGGACGACCTCGCCGAGGTGCTGATCCACGGCGAGGGCCGCGCGGCGGCGTGGCTCCGCGAGGCCGGCTTCGCGCTCGACGCGTCCGAGGGCCGCGTCGCGGTCGTTCGAGAGTGA
- the cofG gene encoding 7,8-didemethyl-8-hydroxy-5-deazariboflavin synthase subunit CofG, translating to MFAGADEYGVDVAVADRAVERLLSVGPDDVEAADRLTFARNVFIPLTTACRYTCTYCTYYDVPGEASLLSPAEVREQCRVGADAGCTEALFTFGDDPDDRYTEIHETLAEWGFDSIHEYLYRACEIALEEGLLPHSNPGDLTEAQFADLREVNASMGVMLETTADVDAHAGGRRKTPGQRLNTIRAAGRQGVPFTTGILVGIGEDWRDRAESLLAIRALHERFGHVQEVIVQNVVPNERSDFSKPDRDVMRRVVAMARAALPSEVSVQVPPNLSPAAELVDCGIDDLGGVSPVTDDYINPAYEWPDLRGLEAVADAGGVPLRERLPTYARYLPDDLRPPGVDSAPDPPGREAWIPPAVRGRMADDDVHGRRLRAVARGDGPLAVRSD from the coding sequence GTGTTCGCTGGGGCCGACGAGTACGGGGTCGACGTGGCGGTCGCCGACCGGGCGGTCGAGCGGCTGCTCTCGGTCGGCCCGGACGACGTCGAGGCCGCCGACCGGTTGACGTTCGCGCGCAACGTCTTCATCCCGCTCACGACGGCGTGCCGGTACACCTGTACGTACTGTACCTACTACGACGTGCCCGGCGAGGCGTCGCTGCTGTCGCCCGCGGAGGTGCGCGAGCAGTGCCGCGTCGGCGCCGACGCGGGCTGTACGGAGGCGCTGTTCACGTTCGGCGACGACCCGGATGACCGGTACACCGAGATCCACGAGACGCTCGCCGAGTGGGGGTTCGACTCGATCCACGAGTACCTCTACCGGGCCTGCGAGATCGCCTTGGAGGAGGGGCTGCTCCCCCACTCGAACCCCGGCGACCTGACCGAGGCGCAGTTCGCGGACCTCCGCGAGGTGAACGCGTCGATGGGCGTCATGCTGGAGACGACCGCGGACGTCGACGCGCACGCCGGGGGGCGCCGGAAGACGCCCGGCCAGCGGCTCAACACGATCCGCGCCGCCGGCCGGCAGGGCGTCCCGTTCACCACCGGCATCCTGGTCGGCATCGGCGAGGACTGGCGCGACCGCGCCGAGAGCCTGCTCGCGATCCGGGCCCTCCACGAGCGGTTCGGCCACGTCCAGGAGGTGATCGTCCAGAACGTCGTGCCCAACGAGCGCTCCGACTTCTCGAAGCCCGACCGCGACGTGATGCGCCGCGTCGTGGCGATGGCGCGCGCGGCGTTGCCCTCCGAGGTCTCAGTTCAGGTCCCGCCGAACCTCTCGCCGGCGGCGGAGCTCGTCGACTGCGGGATCGACGACCTCGGGGGCGTCTCGCCGGTGACGGACGACTACATCAACCCGGCGTACGAGTGGCCCGACCTCCGCGGGCTCGAGGCCGTGGCGGACGCCGGCGGCGTACCGCTCCGCGAGCGGCTCCCGACGTACGCCCGGTACCTCCCCGACGACCTCCGGCCGCCGGGCGTCGACTCCGCGCCGGACCCGCCCGGTCGCGAGGCGTGGATCCCCCCGGCTGTTCGCGGGCGGATGGCCGACGACGACGTCCACGGCCGTCGGCTGCGCGCGGTCGCTCGCGGCGACGGGCCGCTCGCGGTGCGGAGCGACTGA
- a CDS encoding mechanosensitive ion channel family protein: MLPLQLDAIANAVDVAAIAVTVARFVAGFVAVLLLGKLVLIPGLRRVVRARGFDEAVLSLGTNVLNAVVWVAAIAIGFAVAGYGSFLSAFAVFGGAIALAVGFAAQELLGNFVAGVFILKDKPFEVGDWIEWDGNSGRVEEIDLRVSRVRTFDNELVTVPNGDLANSAVTNPVAYDTLRQKFVFGIGYDDDIDEATDIIVEEAEAHEEILDDPGVSVRLVELGDSAVGLQSRWWIADPDRGDFVRVRSEYVTAVKEAFDDAGIDMPYVHRQLTGSVEVIEEVADE; the protein is encoded by the coding sequence ATGCTCCCCTTACAGCTCGACGCGATCGCGAACGCGGTCGACGTGGCGGCGATCGCCGTGACGGTGGCCAGGTTCGTCGCCGGCTTCGTCGCCGTGTTGTTGCTCGGAAAGCTCGTCCTCATCCCGGGGCTGCGACGGGTCGTCAGGGCGCGCGGGTTCGACGAGGCGGTGTTGAGCCTCGGCACGAACGTCCTCAACGCCGTCGTCTGGGTGGCCGCGATCGCGATCGGCTTCGCCGTCGCCGGCTACGGGAGCTTCCTCTCGGCGTTCGCGGTGTTCGGCGGCGCCATCGCGCTCGCGGTCGGCTTCGCCGCGCAGGAGCTCCTCGGGAACTTCGTCGCCGGCGTGTTCATCCTCAAGGACAAGCCGTTCGAGGTCGGCGACTGGATCGAGTGGGACGGCAACTCGGGCCGCGTCGAGGAGATCGACCTCCGGGTCTCGCGGGTCCGGACGTTCGATAACGAACTGGTGACGGTGCCGAACGGCGACCTCGCGAACAGCGCGGTCACCAACCCCGTCGCCTACGACACGCTCAGACAGAAGTTCGTCTTCGGGATCGGCTACGACGACGACATCGACGAGGCGACCGACATCATCGTCGAGGAGGCCGAGGCCCACGAGGAGATCCTCGACGACCCCGGCGTCTCGGTCCGGCTCGTCGAGCTCGGCGACTCCGCCGTCGGGCTCCAGTCGCGCTGGTGGATCGCCGACCCCGACCGCGGCGACTTCGTCCGCGTGCGCTCCGAGTACGTCACCGCGGTGAAGGAGGCGTTCGACGACGCCGGCATCGACATGCCGTACGTCCACCGCCAGCTAACCGGCAGCGTCGAAGTGATCGAAGAGGTCGCCGACGAGTAA
- a CDS encoding MATE family efflux transporter gives MLSRLRNGAARVAEAVAGALDRAGVIDRSRLDETMGLAWPRIVTGFAIMSKNTVDLAVIGYAVGVSAVAGMGFAFAYWQLAKFVSIGLAGGTVSLVSQNYGGEERGRAGLVVKQSLIVAALLVAPIVAGYVLGAERLIALVGGDGAALSAGTTYLAVTAPALAFEFFNMIASRTYAGVGDTRTPMVARAGGAILNVVLTVWLVLGAGLGVFGAGLGTAVSIAAVGLVLAWGMTGRSYLGRGASPVPVGRSGPWFDAGLTRQLLRVSAPLIARRVAEGVVVFPLLWVASSFGQATVAALEVGRRVRALLGSFSWGFSIAASTLVGQRLGAGEEALATAYGRDVISLSAVVYVLASAAVIAAATPIAGVFVDDPAAVSATAAFVVAAAVSAVPLGVDGSITGSLRGAGDTRWPFLASMVGLYAFALPVALVGLVTPLGVGGLYAALVAEKLVPAGLNGYRFRSNRWQAVSRQYRPDAGEAEEEVG, from the coding sequence ATGCTATCCCGGCTCCGGAACGGCGCCGCGCGCGTCGCCGAGGCGGTCGCGGGCGCGCTCGACCGGGCCGGCGTCATCGACCGCTCGCGGCTGGACGAGACGATGGGGTTGGCGTGGCCCCGGATCGTGACGGGGTTCGCGATCATGTCGAAAAACACCGTGGACCTCGCGGTGATCGGGTACGCGGTCGGGGTGTCCGCGGTCGCGGGCATGGGGTTCGCGTTCGCGTACTGGCAGCTGGCGAAGTTCGTCTCCATCGGGCTCGCGGGCGGCACCGTCTCGCTCGTCTCGCAGAACTACGGCGGCGAGGAGCGCGGGCGCGCCGGCCTCGTGGTCAAGCAGTCGCTGATCGTGGCCGCGCTGCTGGTCGCGCCCATCGTCGCGGGGTACGTCCTCGGCGCGGAGCGGCTGATCGCGCTCGTCGGCGGCGACGGCGCCGCGCTGTCGGCCGGGACGACCTACCTCGCGGTCACGGCGCCCGCGCTCGCCTTCGAGTTCTTCAACATGATCGCCAGCCGGACGTACGCCGGCGTCGGCGACACCCGCACTCCCATGGTCGCGCGCGCCGGCGGTGCGATACTGAACGTCGTCCTCACGGTCTGGCTCGTCCTCGGGGCCGGGCTGGGCGTGTTCGGCGCGGGGCTCGGCACCGCGGTCTCCATCGCCGCCGTCGGGCTCGTCCTCGCGTGGGGGATGACCGGGCGGTCGTACCTCGGCCGCGGCGCCTCCCCCGTCCCGGTCGGGCGCTCGGGCCCGTGGTTCGACGCCGGGCTGACGCGCCAGCTGCTCCGGGTCTCCGCGCCACTGATCGCGCGCCGCGTCGCCGAGGGGGTCGTCGTCTTCCCGCTCCTGTGGGTCGCGTCGTCGTTCGGCCAGGCGACCGTCGCCGCCCTGGAGGTCGGCCGCCGCGTCAGGGCGCTGCTCGGCAGCTTCAGTTGGGGATTCTCCATCGCCGCAAGCACGCTCGTCGGCCAGCGGCTCGGCGCCGGCGAGGAGGCGCTCGCCACGGCGTACGGCCGCGACGTGATCTCCCTGTCGGCGGTCGTCTACGTCCTCGCGTCGGCCGCGGTGATCGCCGCCGCGACGCCGATCGCCGGCGTGTTCGTCGACGACCCGGCCGCGGTGAGCGCCACCGCCGCGTTCGTCGTCGCCGCCGCGGTGAGCGCGGTGCCGCTCGGCGTGGACGGCTCGATAACGGGGTCGCTGCGCGGCGCGGGCGACACGCGCTGGCCCTTCCTCGCGTCGATGGTCGGCCTGTACGCGTTCGCGCTCCCGGTCGCGCTGGTCGGCCTCGTCACGCCGCTCGGCGTCGGCGGGCTCTACGCGGCGCTGGTGGCGGAGAAGCTGGTGCCGGCCGGACTGAACGGCTACCGGTTCCGCTCGAACCGCTGGCAGGCGGTCAGCCGGCAGTACCGGCCCGACGCGGGCGAAGCGGAAGAGGAGGTCGGGTGA
- the thiE gene encoding thiamine phosphate synthase: MNINEWRTYLVTAASRSAGRATPEVVAAALDGGVDVVQLRDKATSARERYETGLRLRELTAEAGVPLIVNDRIDLAAAVDADGVHLGQADLPVAVARERLGEDAVVGVSASTVEQAEAAEAAGADYLGAGAVYGTDSKDVSGDRDGIGAERIAAVADAVDVPVFGIGGIDAGNAAPVVEAGATGVAALSAITAAEDPAAATAALREAVTR, from the coding sequence GTGAATATCAACGAGTGGCGGACGTACCTCGTCACGGCGGCGAGCCGCTCCGCGGGGCGCGCGACGCCCGAGGTGGTCGCGGCCGCGCTCGACGGCGGCGTCGACGTCGTCCAGCTCCGTGACAAGGCGACGAGCGCGCGGGAGCGCTACGAGACGGGGCTTCGGCTCCGCGAACTGACCGCGGAGGCCGGGGTGCCGCTGATCGTCAACGACCGGATCGACCTCGCCGCCGCCGTCGACGCCGACGGCGTCCACCTCGGGCAGGCGGACCTCCCGGTCGCGGTCGCCCGCGAGCGGCTGGGCGAGGACGCCGTCGTCGGCGTCTCGGCCTCGACGGTCGAGCAGGCCGAGGCGGCCGAGGCCGCGGGCGCTGACTACCTCGGCGCGGGGGCCGTCTACGGCACCGACTCGAAGGACGTCTCCGGCGACCGGGACGGGATCGGGGCCGAGCGGATCGCCGCGGTCGCCGACGCGGTCGACGTCCCCGTCTTCGGGATCGGCGGGATCGACGCCGGCAACGCGGCGCCCGTGGTCGAGGCTGGCGCGACCGGCGTCGCGGCGCTGTCGGCGATCACCGCCGCCGAGGACCCGGCGGCGGCGACCGCGGCGCTGCGCGAGGCGGTGACGCGGTGA
- a CDS encoding SDR family oxidoreductase codes for MPLADPDLSGSTAFITGTTRGIGKQIALALADQGCNVVSTGKTTDDDDSELEGSIEQTAREVRERGPEALALELNLRDEERVDEVVEAAIDRFGEVDIVINNASAIQLANVADLPADRFDLLTDVNVRGTHLVAHAFADHLAGLDEAWLLTNAPPVTTDRSPGKAPYAWSKLGMSFVTLSLAEELGSDDVGCNTFWPVTTIDTRATRYFGLGTEDDWRAPEVVSDAVLEILARDPAECTGQSFYDEELLREAGVTDFSEYNLTEGDPAPMSARLFDPEFERDW; via the coding sequence ATGCCACTCGCGGACCCTGACCTCTCGGGATCGACAGCGTTCATCACCGGGACGACTCGCGGCATCGGCAAGCAGATCGCGCTCGCGCTCGCCGACCAAGGCTGTAACGTCGTCTCGACGGGCAAGACGACCGACGACGACGACTCCGAGCTGGAGGGGTCGATCGAGCAGACGGCCCGCGAGGTGCGCGAGCGCGGGCCGGAGGCGCTCGCGCTCGAACTGAACCTCCGCGACGAGGAGCGCGTCGACGAGGTCGTTGAGGCGGCGATCGACCGCTTCGGCGAGGTCGACATCGTGATCAACAACGCCAGCGCGATCCAGCTGGCGAACGTCGCCGACCTGCCGGCCGACCGCTTCGACCTCCTGACCGACGTGAACGTCCGCGGGACCCACCTCGTCGCGCACGCGTTCGCCGACCATCTCGCGGGGCTCGACGAGGCGTGGCTCCTGACGAACGCGCCGCCGGTCACGACCGACCGCTCGCCGGGCAAGGCGCCGTACGCGTGGTCGAAGCTCGGGATGTCGTTCGTCACGCTCTCGCTCGCCGAGGAGCTCGGGAGCGACGACGTGGGCTGTAACACCTTCTGGCCGGTGACGACCATCGACACCCGCGCGACGCGCTACTTCGGGCTCGGGACCGAGGACGACTGGCGCGCCCCCGAGGTCGTCTCCGACGCGGTCCTCGAGATCCTCGCCCGCGACCCGGCCGAGTGTACGGGGCAGAGCTTCTACGACGAGGAACTGCTCCGCGAGGCGGGCGTCACCGACTTCTCCGAGTACAACCTCACCGAGGGCGACCCGGCGCCGATGTCGGCGCGGCTGTTCGACCCCGAGTTCGAGCGCGACTGGTGA
- a CDS encoding SDR family oxidoreductase, whose protein sequence is MDLTVAITGATSGIGRAVAEAFVDEGAFVAVSGRDGEAVDQTVAALNGEGDDADEETDADDESDADAERGVAWGDRVDVRDEFDLERFFERTAREAGPIDVVFANAGVFHGAPGERPTTEVTYADYDDTMRTNARGVFATISEAVPHLADGARVVVPSGAVAAESKPGMGAYAVSKAAAEAVARGFAADLDATVGVVDPGLVATDLTGKERARDPESVAPLFVWAATEAPAEDLNGGRLGLREWKSATR, encoded by the coding sequence ATGGATCTGACGGTCGCGATCACCGGGGCAACGAGCGGGATCGGACGAGCCGTCGCCGAGGCGTTCGTCGACGAGGGGGCGTTCGTCGCCGTCTCCGGGCGCGACGGCGAGGCCGTCGATCAGACCGTCGCGGCGCTGAACGGCGAGGGCGACGACGCGGACGAGGAGACCGACGCCGACGACGAGAGCGACGCCGACGCCGAGCGCGGCGTCGCGTGGGGCGACCGCGTCGACGTGCGCGACGAGTTCGACCTCGAACGCTTCTTCGAGCGGACCGCCCGCGAGGCCGGCCCGATCGACGTGGTGTTCGCGAACGCCGGTGTGTTCCACGGCGCGCCGGGCGAGCGGCCGACGACCGAGGTCACCTACGCCGACTACGACGACACGATGCGGACGAACGCGCGCGGCGTGTTCGCGACGATATCGGAGGCGGTCCCCCACCTGGCCGACGGCGCGCGCGTCGTCGTCCCGTCGGGCGCGGTCGCGGCCGAGTCGAAGCCCGGGATGGGCGCGTACGCGGTGTCGAAGGCGGCCGCCGAGGCGGTCGCGCGCGGCTTCGCCGCCGACCTCGACGCGACCGTCGGCGTCGTCGACCCCGGCCTCGTCGCCACCGACCTCACGGGCAAGGAGCGCGCCCGCGACCCCGAGAGCGTCGCGCCGCTGTTCGTCTGGGCCGCCACCGAGGCGCCCGCCGAGGACCTGAACGGCGGACGGCTGGGGCTGCGGGAGTGGAAGTCCGCGACGCGATAA